In endosymbiont of unidentified scaly snail isolate Monju, the following are encoded in one genomic region:
- the pyrH gene encoding UMP kinase, with amino-acid sequence MSDPHPPRRILLKLSGEALMGAGDFGIDPEVLGRVAGEIAGAVREGMQIGVVIGGGNIFRGAGLAGGGFDRVRGDQIGMLATVMNALAMQDRLLREGIEARTLSAFRIDTVCEHYSRDRAVAHLEAGRVVLLSGGTGNPFFTTDSAASLRAIEIGADLMIKATKVDGVYSADPVKHPDATFYPRLSYDRVLAEGLGVMDATGVVLCKEQGMPLRVMNINEPGALQRVMRGESVGTLVTGDDA; translated from the coding sequence ATGTCAGACCCGCATCCTCCCCGACGTATTCTGCTGAAGCTCAGCGGCGAGGCCCTGATGGGCGCGGGCGATTTCGGTATCGACCCGGAGGTGCTGGGCCGGGTGGCCGGCGAGATCGCCGGCGCGGTGCGCGAGGGGATGCAGATCGGGGTGGTGATCGGTGGCGGCAACATCTTCCGTGGTGCCGGTCTGGCCGGCGGCGGCTTCGATCGGGTGCGCGGCGACCAGATCGGCATGCTGGCCACGGTGATGAACGCCCTGGCCATGCAGGACCGCCTGCTGCGCGAGGGTATCGAGGCGCGCACCCTCTCGGCCTTCCGCATCGACACCGTCTGCGAACACTACAGCCGTGATCGCGCGGTGGCGCATCTCGAGGCCGGCCGCGTGGTGCTGCTCTCCGGCGGCACCGGCAACCCCTTCTTCACCACCGACTCGGCGGCCAGCCTGCGTGCCATCGAGATCGGTGCGGACCTGATGATCAAGGCAACCAAGGTCGACGGGGTCTATTCGGCCGATCCGGTCAAGCACCCCGACGCCACCTTCTACCCACGCCTGAGCTACGATCGCGTGCTCGCCGAGGGGCTGGGCGTGATGGATGCCACCGGCGTGGTCCTGTGCAAGGAGCAGGGCATGCCCCTGCGGGTGATGAACATCAATGAACCGGGCGCCCTCCAGCGCGTGATGCGGGGCGAGTCGGTCGGTACCCTGGTAACTGGAGACGACGCATGA
- a CDS encoding isoprenyl transferase, whose amino-acid sequence MAGSESKGDLPDGAGCIPRHVAIIMDGNGRWARQRGQPRHAGHRAGVESVRRVIEACVEHGTEILTLFAFSSENWRRPRSEVDMLMELFMVALGREICKLDKNNIRLRVIGETSAFPQKLQRQIAEAEARTADNDGLLLQIAANYGGRWDITQAARRLAQQVASGELDPADIDEACFARATAFGDVPDPDLFIRTGGEQRISNFLLWHCAYSELYFTPVLWPDFDKETFAEALSEYARRERRFGQASEQLDKANTG is encoded by the coding sequence GTGGCAGGAAGCGAGAGCAAGGGAGACCTCCCTGACGGCGCCGGGTGCATCCCGCGCCATGTGGCGATCATCATGGACGGCAACGGGCGCTGGGCGCGCCAACGGGGGCAGCCTCGGCATGCCGGTCACCGCGCCGGTGTGGAATCGGTGCGCCGGGTCATCGAAGCCTGTGTGGAGCATGGCACTGAGATCCTGACCCTGTTCGCCTTCTCCAGCGAGAACTGGCGCCGCCCGCGCAGCGAGGTGGACATGCTCATGGAACTGTTCATGGTCGCGCTGGGGCGTGAGATCTGCAAGCTGGACAAGAACAACATCCGCCTGCGTGTGATCGGCGAGACCAGTGCCTTCCCCCAGAAGTTGCAGCGCCAGATCGCCGAGGCCGAGGCGCGCACCGCCGACAACGACGGCCTGCTGTTACAGATCGCAGCCAATTACGGCGGCCGCTGGGACATCACCCAGGCCGCGCGCCGCCTGGCCCAGCAGGTTGCCAGCGGCGAGCTGGACCCCGCGGACATCGACGAGGCCTGCTTTGCCCGCGCCACCGCCTTTGGGGATGTGCCCGATCCCGATCTGTTCATCCGCACCGGTGGCGAACAGCGCATCAGCAACTTCCTGCTCTGGCACTGCGCCTATTCCGAACTCTATTTCACCCCCGTGCTGTGGCCCGATTTCGACAAGGAAACCTTTGCCGAGGCGTTGAGTGAATACGCGCGGCGCGAGCGTCGTTTTGGCCAGGCCAGCGAGCAGCTCGACAAGGCGAACACCGGCTGA
- the tsf gene encoding translation elongation factor Ts: MAITAALVKELRERTGAGMMECKKALVETNGDIEAAIENMRKSGQAKAAKKAGRTAAEGVIVIKTTPDNKQAAIVEVNCETDFVAKDDNFKSFADAVGERVLNSDADDVEALMALPLHEGEDTTIEEARQALVAKIGENMTVRRFARLSTDGVLACYSHGVRIGVVVDIDGDAELGRDIAMHVAASNPVCVDEADVPAEMLAKEREIVEAQARESGKPDNIIGKMIEGRMRKYLGEITLKGQPFVKDPDTTVGKLLESKGAKVNQFVRFEVGEGIEKKQEDFREEVMAQAQAARGE; encoded by the coding sequence ATGGCTATTACCGCTGCATTGGTGAAGGAACTGCGTGAGCGCACCGGCGCCGGCATGATGGAATGCAAGAAGGCCCTGGTGGAGACCAATGGCGACATCGAGGCCGCGATCGAGAACATGCGCAAGTCCGGCCAGGCCAAGGCCGCGAAGAAGGCCGGCCGTACCGCTGCCGAGGGTGTGATCGTGATCAAGACCACCCCGGACAACAAGCAGGCGGCGATCGTCGAGGTCAACTGCGAAACCGACTTCGTTGCCAAGGACGACAACTTCAAGTCGTTCGCCGACGCGGTCGGCGAACGCGTGCTCAACAGCGATGCTGACGATGTGGAGGCGCTGATGGCGCTGCCGCTGCACGAGGGCGAGGACACCACCATCGAGGAAGCGCGCCAGGCCCTGGTCGCCAAGATCGGCGAGAACATGACCGTGCGCCGCTTTGCGCGTCTGAGCACCGACGGCGTGCTGGCCTGCTACTCCCACGGAGTGCGCATCGGCGTGGTGGTGGACATCGACGGTGATGCCGAGCTGGGTCGCGACATTGCCATGCACGTCGCCGCCTCCAACCCGGTGTGTGTGGACGAGGCCGACGTGCCCGCCGAGATGCTGGCCAAGGAGCGCGAGATCGTCGAGGCGCAGGCACGCGAGAGCGGCAAGCCCGACAACATCATCGGGAAGATGATCGAGGGTCGCATGCGCAAGTACCTGGGCGAGATCACCCTCAAGGGTCAGCCCTTCGTCAAGGACCCGGACACCACCGTCGGCAAGCTGCTTGAGAGCAAGGGTGCCAAGGTGAACCAGTTCGTGCGCTTCGAAGTCGGCGAGGGCATCGAGAAGAAGCAGGAAGACTTCCGCGAAGAGGTCATGGCTCAGGCCCAGGCCGCGCGCGGCGAGTAA
- the frr gene encoding ribosome recycling factor: MIDDIKKDAAARMAKSVEALAENLAKIRTGRAHPSMLDHITVNYYGAETPLRQVANVGVEDGRTLTVQPYEQNMVSAVEKAILESNLGVTPNTAGTMIRLPIPPLTEERRRDMTRIVRQEAEQARVAVRNIRRDANSSLKELVKEKLISEDDERRGQEIIQKLTDQHVKEIDELMAKKEADLMSV, translated from the coding sequence ATGATCGACGACATCAAGAAGGACGCGGCAGCGCGCATGGCCAAGAGCGTCGAGGCGCTGGCCGAGAACCTGGCCAAGATCCGCACCGGCCGCGCCCATCCCAGCATGCTGGATCACATCACGGTCAACTACTATGGGGCCGAGACGCCGCTGCGCCAGGTGGCCAACGTGGGCGTCGAGGATGGTCGTACCCTGACCGTGCAGCCCTATGAGCAGAACATGGTGAGCGCAGTGGAGAAGGCTATCCTCGAGTCCAATCTCGGGGTGACGCCGAACACCGCTGGCACCATGATCCGTCTGCCCATCCCGCCGCTCACCGAGGAGCGCCGTCGCGACATGACGCGCATCGTGCGCCAGGAGGCCGAGCAGGCGAGGGTGGCGGTGCGCAACATTCGGCGCGACGCCAACAGCAGCCTCAAGGAACTGGTCAAGGAAAAACTCATCTCCGAGGATGACGAACGTCGTGGTCAGGAGATCATCCAGAAGCTGACCGACCAGCACGTCAAGGAGATCGACGAACTGATGGCCAAGAAAGAAGCCGATCTGATGTCTGTCTGA